One window of the Grus americana isolate bGruAme1 chromosome 13, bGruAme1.mat, whole genome shotgun sequence genome contains the following:
- the CBFB gene encoding core-binding factor subunit beta encodes MILNGVCVIWKGWIDLQRLDGMGCLEFDEERAQQEDALAQQAFEEARRRTREFEDRDRSHREEMEARRQQDPSPGSNLGSGDDLKLR; translated from the exons ATGATTCTCAATGGTGTCTGTGTAATCTGGAAAGGCTGGATAGATCTACAGAGACTGGATGGTATGGGCTGTCTGGAATTTGATGAAGAGAGAGCCCAG CAGGAGGATGCATTGgcacaacaagcctttgaagaAGCTCGGCGAAGAACTCGTGAATTCGAGGATAGAGACAGGTCTCATCGGGAGGAAATGGAG GCAAGAAGACAACAAGACCCTAGTCCTGGATCTAACCTAGGAAGTGGCGACGATCTCAAACTACGTTAA